From Chryseobacterium gallinarum, one genomic window encodes:
- a CDS encoding DUF6702 family protein: MKKLLYISGILTFFVLMSFMYVDFFSSMTKVDYIDGSKTLKFTTKMNTSHISDAIKINPNTAGFEAEVKKYVNNNFDVFVNGAPKTITFTGSQVSGETVWVYFETGGVSDISTLKIKNTILLSSFPKQINLVNIAYKGSQKTMNFQRGKEVNEVSF, translated from the coding sequence ATGAAAAAACTTTTATATATATCAGGAATTTTAACATTTTTTGTGTTAATGAGTTTTATGTATGTAGACTTTTTCTCTTCAATGACCAAGGTGGATTATATTGATGGAAGCAAAACATTGAAGTTTACCACAAAAATGAATACAAGCCATATTTCTGATGCTATTAAAATAAATCCAAACACCGCCGGATTTGAAGCTGAAGTAAAAAAATATGTGAACAATAATTTTGATGTATTTGTCAATGGTGCTCCTAAAACAATTACCTTCACGGGAAGCCAGGTCAGCGGAGAAACTGTATGGGTGTATTTTGAAACCGGAGGCGTTTCAGATATCAGCACTTTAAAGATTAAAAATACAATCCTTTTAAGCTCTTTCCCTAAACAAATCAATCTGGTGAACATTGCCTACAAAGGCAGCCAGAAAACAATGAACTTCCAGAGGGGAAAAGAAGTGAATGAGGTTTCTTTTTAA
- a CDS encoding LOG family protein yields MEIDGIRDESLVNPELDINETKLHDSFRQKTWDETITKDSWMVFKIMAEFVDGYEKLAKIGPCVSIFGSARLKPESHYYNMAVEIAEKITKLGFGIITGGGPGIMEAGNKGAANAKGRSIGLNIDLPFEQHFNPYINKSYSMNFDYFFVRKVMFVKYSQGFVVMPGGFGTLDELTEALTLIQTNKIGKFPIVLIGSEFWSGLLDWFKATLLKEGMIAEDDLELYRVVDTADEAVAHIKAFYDKYSVNVNF; encoded by the coding sequence ATGGAAATTGATGGAATCAGGGATGAGAGTTTAGTAAATCCGGAACTTGATATTAACGAGACAAAACTACACGACAGTTTCAGACAAAAAACATGGGATGAGACAATTACTAAAGACAGCTGGATGGTTTTCAAAATCATGGCCGAGTTTGTGGATGGCTATGAAAAGCTGGCTAAAATTGGCCCATGTGTCTCTATATTCGGTTCTGCACGATTAAAGCCCGAAAGTCATTATTACAATATGGCTGTGGAAATTGCTGAAAAAATCACAAAATTAGGATTCGGAATTATTACAGGAGGAGGTCCGGGGATTATGGAAGCCGGTAATAAGGGGGCAGCCAACGCAAAAGGACGCTCCATCGGCCTTAATATTGATCTTCCTTTTGAACAGCACTTTAACCCGTACATTAATAAATCCTATTCAATGAACTTTGATTACTTCTTCGTAAGGAAAGTAATGTTTGTAAAATATTCCCAGGGATTCGTGGTAATGCCCGGCGGCTTCGGAACATTAGATGAGCTGACGGAAGCATTAACGCTTATTCAGACCAATAAAATTGGTAAATTTCCCATTGTTCTGATAGGGAGTGAATTCTGGAGCGGATTACTGGATTGGTTCAAAGCAACCCTGTTAAAAGAAGGAATGATTGCTGAAGATGATCTTGAACTTTACAGAGTGGTAGATACTGCGGATGAGGCGGTAGCACACATTAAGGCTTTTTATGATAAATATTCTGTGAATGTAAATTTTTAA
- a CDS encoding nucleotidyltransferase family protein — protein sequence MKALIFAAGKGTRLRPFTDHHPKALAKVNGVSLLERNIRYLKSFGIQDFVINIHHFGDQIVDFLKKNNNFGCHIEISDETGELLETGGGLIFARKFLDHGEDFLIMNADILTNININTLVEYHKKIKDFATLAVSDRESSRKLLFNDDMVLRGWLNVQTGEQRLAEFNKGFKALAFSGVHCINPVIFEKIKRTGKFSVMEEYLDLMQTEHIHGFLHDSILIDVGRPESIIEAEKHFK from the coding sequence ATGAAAGCTCTTATTTTCGCAGCAGGAAAAGGTACAAGACTCAGACCCTTTACAGATCACCACCCTAAAGCTTTGGCAAAAGTAAACGGAGTTTCGCTCTTAGAAAGAAATATCCGCTACCTGAAAAGTTTTGGTATCCAGGATTTTGTCATCAACATCCACCATTTCGGCGATCAGATTGTCGATTTTTTAAAGAAAAACAATAATTTCGGATGCCATATTGAAATCTCCGATGAAACCGGTGAACTGCTGGAAACCGGGGGCGGCTTGATTTTTGCTAGAAAGTTTCTCGATCATGGTGAAGATTTTTTAATCATGAATGCTGATATTTTAACCAATATAAACATCAATACATTGGTAGAATATCATAAAAAGATAAAAGATTTTGCTACTTTAGCAGTTTCGGACCGGGAAAGTTCGAGAAAACTCCTTTTCAACGATGATATGGTTTTAAGAGGATGGCTGAATGTACAAACAGGTGAACAGAGACTTGCTGAATTCAACAAAGGTTTTAAAGCCCTTGCTTTTAGTGGAGTTCACTGTATCAACCCTGTCATCTTTGAAAAAATAAAAAGAACCGGCAAGTTTTCTGTTATGGAAGAATATCTGGACCTGATGCAAACCGAACATATTCACGGCTTTCTGCATGACAGCATTCTTATAGATGTAGGAAGACCAGAATCCATAATAGAAGCCGAAAAACATTTTAAATAA
- a CDS encoding RapZ C-terminal domain-containing protein: protein MLHIDIHSFSYKKGGIPKDLTGNGGGFAFDCRGILNPGRIEEYKSQTGNDAEVQEYLETQTEMPRFLELVKAIISINIEDYLARGFENLQINFGCTGGQHRSVYSAIKIAEFIKEKYPEGTTVSLHHDEQPQLNT, encoded by the coding sequence ATGCTACACATTGACATCCACAGTTTTTCATATAAAAAAGGAGGAATTCCCAAAGACCTTACCGGAAACGGTGGTGGCTTTGCCTTTGATTGCAGGGGAATTTTAAACCCTGGAAGAATTGAAGAGTATAAGAGCCAGACCGGAAATGATGCCGAAGTTCAGGAGTACCTGGAAACCCAAACTGAAATGCCAAGATTCTTGGAACTGGTAAAAGCTATTATTTCAATCAATATTGAAGATTACCTGGCAAGAGGATTTGAAAATCTTCAGATCAATTTCGGGTGTACCGGAGGCCAGCACAGATCTGTGTATTCCGCTATTAAAATTGCTGAATTTATCAAAGAAAAATATCCCGAAGGAACTACAGTAAGCCTTCATCATGATGAACAACCTCAACTGAATACATAA
- a CDS encoding aminoglycoside phosphotransferase family protein, with product MISENAKRFFESQVGKKSSEFITLAQSGSARVNFMAATDTGKYIITYNENISENESFLYYSSIFSGLHLNTPTIYAVSEDKKMYIQEFLGEQTLSEVITKENLSPRVRDLVKQTLEKLFQMQVQTQGKIDFSKTFEYESYDELPVIHDLYYFKNFVADFLELEYNKSALLKEFKRIATLVEGLEPKGIMIRDFQARNIMVNEKNEVSFIDYQSAMKGPLMYDVISFLFQAKANFPEDFKNEMLTFYIRQFEDSKTRMELENAVKPIQMMRFLQVLGAYGFRGLIQRKQHFISSVEKGIQNITEFAVQWERMKEYPELEKVIQQLTTEKTKLKIKEILN from the coding sequence TTTTGAAAGCCAGGTAGGTAAAAAATCTTCCGAATTCATCACCTTAGCGCAAAGCGGCTCTGCGAGAGTTAATTTTATGGCTGCAACTGATACCGGAAAGTATATTATTACATATAATGAAAACATTTCCGAAAATGAAAGCTTTCTTTACTATTCCAGTATCTTTTCCGGCCTGCACCTTAATACTCCAACCATCTACGCCGTTTCTGAAGACAAAAAAATGTACATTCAGGAGTTTCTGGGAGAACAAACCCTTTCGGAAGTGATTACAAAAGAAAATCTGTCGCCCCGTGTACGGGATCTCGTAAAACAGACTTTGGAAAAGCTGTTTCAGATGCAGGTTCAGACTCAGGGGAAAATAGATTTTTCCAAAACTTTTGAGTACGAAAGTTATGATGAGCTTCCTGTTATTCATGATTTGTACTATTTCAAAAATTTTGTGGCGGATTTCCTGGAGCTGGAATACAATAAATCTGCACTCCTTAAAGAATTCAAACGTATAGCCACCCTTGTAGAAGGACTGGAACCCAAGGGAATTATGATCCGCGATTTTCAGGCAAGGAATATTATGGTAAACGAAAAGAATGAAGTTTCATTTATTGATTACCAGTCAGCGATGAAAGGCCCGTTGATGTATGATGTTATTTCTTTTCTTTTCCAGGCTAAGGCCAATTTTCCTGAAGATTTTAAAAACGAAATGCTCACATTTTATATCCGGCAATTTGAAGACTCCAAAACCAGGATGGAATTGGAAAATGCTGTAAAACCTATTCAAATGATGAGATTCCTACAGGTTTTAGGAGCCTACGGGTTCAGAGGACTGATCCAACGTAAACAACATTTCATATCAAGTGTAGAAAAAGGTATCCAAAATATTACAGAATTTGCCGTTCAATGGGAGCGGATGAAAGAATACCCGGAACTTGAAAAAGTTATTCAACAATTAACCACTGAAAAAACGAAATTAAAAATTAAAGAAATTTTAAATTGA